In a single window of the Nitrospirota bacterium genome:
- a CDS encoding TatD family hydrolase: protein MIATNGLVDFHCHLDLYPNYPSVVMESDNAGVYTLAVTTTPRAWARNNKLAQATRHVRAALGLHPQLVDKLADEITLWESHLGETRYVGEVGLDAGPRFYKSLDLQKQVFERMLRLCAAAGDKVISVHSVRAVKMVLDHIESFLPSSRGKVVLHWFTGTKAEAQRAIDMGCYFSVNAAMLDNARYAAVVAVVPFERLLTETDGPFTTTAGRNSKPADVAAVVETLGQMLGLPAITIVERIRENLHKLLA, encoded by the coding sequence ATGATCGCAACAAATGGCCTTGTGGACTTTCACTGCCATCTTGATTTGTACCCCAATTATCCATCGGTCGTTATGGAGTCAGACAACGCTGGCGTGTATACGCTTGCTGTGACGACAACTCCAAGAGCATGGGCACGCAACAATAAATTGGCTCAGGCAACACGCCATGTGCGAGCTGCGCTTGGACTTCATCCTCAGCTTGTCGACAAGCTCGCAGACGAGATTACTCTTTGGGAATCACACCTTGGTGAAACACGCTATGTCGGAGAGGTGGGATTAGATGCCGGACCACGCTTCTATAAGTCGTTAGATTTGCAAAAACAAGTCTTTGAGCGGATGTTACGCCTATGTGCAGCTGCTGGCGACAAAGTCATCTCAGTACATAGTGTTCGGGCTGTTAAGATGGTTTTGGATCATATAGAATCATTTCTACCTTCCAGTCGAGGAAAGGTAGTTCTCCACTGGTTTACAGGTACTAAAGCAGAAGCACAGCGTGCTATAGATATGGGTTGCTATTTTTCGGTTAACGCTGCGATGCTTGATAATGCTCGTTATGCAGCGGTAGTTGCTGTTGTTCCCTTCGAGAGGCTACTGACAGAGACAGATGGACCGTTCACAACAACTGCAGGTCGTAACTCAAAGCCTGCTGACGTAGCTGCAGTTGTTGAGACGTTGGGGCAAATGCTGGGTCTACCAGCGATAACAATTGTGGAGCGAATTCGAGAAAATCTTCATAAATTGCTCGCATAG
- a CDS encoding DEAD/DEAH box helicase encodes MQFRIADTFTDSLAKLTGEEQKAVKTTAFDLQLNPANPGMQFHKLDKAKDKNFWSIRVNSDIRMIVHKTSESLLLCYVAHHDDAYRWAEKRKLEIHPKTGAAQLVEIRETVQEIIIPKYVEAVQPVQSKLPLFAHISEDALLSYGVPVEWIEDVQKADEDSLLALTDHLPGEAAEALLDLATGVTPQVLQPVAADIGPFDHPDAQRRFRVMNNVEELEAALEYPWEKWAVFLHPAQRQLVERDYGGPARVSGSAGTGKTIVALHRAVYLTRSTPDARVLLATFSDTLASALRTKLKRLIGNEPRLGDRLEVHAMNAIGRRLYELNFGRPQVASREVISQLMQEAAATVEGQKFSMRFLRAEWEQVVDAWQLESWEAYRDVTRLGRKTRLPEQRRQMLWSIFEQVRAKLKSLNLVTYADMFSRLAIRIADSKNPPFDFTVVDEAQDINVPQLRFLAALGAGSPNALFFAGDLGQRIFQQPFSWKSLGVDIRGRSRTLRINYRTSHQIRMQADRLLGPELSDVDGNTEERQGTISVFNGPEPVIMVLDSSDKEIASVGKWLVDRIGEGIKPHEIGVFVRSEAELERACAAVNQAGLAFKVLDENVETASGYISISSMHLAKGLEFRAVVVMACDDEIIPLQDRIETVSDDADLQEVYDTERHLLYVACTRARDHLLVTSGDEPSEFLDDLRM; translated from the coding sequence ATGCAATTCCGCATCGCCGACACATTCACCGATAGCTTGGCAAAACTGACAGGAGAAGAACAGAAGGCTGTAAAGACCACGGCCTTTGACCTGCAACTGAATCCTGCCAATCCCGGCATGCAGTTCCATAAGCTCGACAAGGCTAAGGATAAGAACTTCTGGTCGATTCGGGTCAACAGCGATATCCGAATGATCGTTCACAAAACCAGCGAAAGTCTGCTCCTGTGCTACGTGGCCCATCATGATGACGCCTACCGCTGGGCTGAAAAACGCAAGCTGGAGATCCATCCCAAGACCGGAGCGGCTCAATTGGTAGAGATTCGGGAGACGGTGCAGGAGATCATCATTCCCAAATACGTCGAGGCTGTTCAACCTGTACAATCCAAGCTTCCCTTGTTTGCACATATTTCCGAAGATGCATTGCTCAGCTACGGTGTGCCAGTAGAGTGGATTGAAGATGTCCAAAAGGCTGACGAGGATTCCCTGTTGGCTCTAACCGATCATCTGCCTGGTGAGGCTGCCGAAGCGCTGCTAGATCTGGCAACCGGCGTCACACCGCAAGTATTGCAGCCTGTGGCTGCCGATATTGGACCATTCGATCATCCTGACGCGCAACGCAGGTTCCGAGTGATGAATAACGTTGAAGAACTGGAAGCAGCGCTTGAATATCCTTGGGAAAAGTGGGCTGTCTTTCTTCATCCGGCACAGCGGCAGCTTGTTGAAAGAGATTACGGTGGCCCGGCGAGGGTATCGGGATCAGCAGGAACAGGCAAGACCATTGTTGCCCTGCATAGGGCTGTATACCTGACCCGTTCAACCCCCGATGCTCGTGTACTGCTTGCGACGTTTTCAGATACCCTGGCAAGTGCCTTGAGAACAAAACTGAAACGACTGATCGGTAATGAACCACGGCTTGGAGACAGATTGGAAGTGCATGCCATGAATGCAATTGGCAGGCGTCTTTATGAGTTGAATTTTGGTCGGCCACAGGTGGCATCGCGAGAGGTTATAAGTCAGCTTATGCAAGAAGCTGCTGCTACTGTTGAGGGGCAGAAGTTCAGTATGCGCTTTCTGAGGGCTGAGTGGGAACAGGTGGTGGATGCGTGGCAACTGGAAAGCTGGGAGGCGTATCGTGACGTCACCCGATTAGGTCGAAAAACTCGTCTTCCTGAACAGAGGAGGCAGATGCTCTGGTCAATCTTCGAGCAGGTGAGAGCCAAACTGAAGAGTCTCAATCTTGTGACCTATGCCGACATGTTTAGCAGATTGGCAATACGCATTGCAGACAGCAAGAACCCGCCATTTGACTTCACCGTTGTGGACGAGGCCCAGGATATCAATGTGCCCCAATTGCGATTTCTCGCTGCACTGGGCGCCGGAAGTCCCAACGCTCTCTTCTTTGCCGGCGACCTGGGCCAACGGATTTTTCAGCAGCCCTTTTCCTGGAAATCACTCGGTGTAGATATTCGCGGACGTTCAAGAACCCTGCGAATCAATTACCGGACTTCTCATCAGATCAGGATGCAGGCTGATCGCCTGTTGGGACCAGAACTGTCAGATGTTGATGGCAACACAGAAGAACGGCAAGGCACTATCTCGGTGTTTAACGGACCAGAACCGGTCATAATGGTTTTGGACAGTTCGGATAAGGAAATTGCTTCTGTCGGCAAATGGCTTGTCGATCGGATTGGTGAGGGCATCAAGCCCCATGAGATCGGTGTTTTTGTACGATCTGAGGCAGAACTTGAACGGGCCTGCGCAGCTGTTAATCAGGCCGGTCTTGCCTTCAAAGTGCTTGACGAGAATGTGGAAACAGCGAGCGGTTACATATCGATCAGCAGCATGCACCTTGCAAAGGGACTTGAGTTTCGCGCTGTTGTCGTAATGGCCTGCGATGACGAGATCATTCCCCTTCAGGACCGAATCGAAACTGTTTCAGACGATGCTGATCTGCAGGAAGTCTACGACACCGAACGCCATCTTTTGTATGTCGCCTGCACACGGGCCCGGGATCATCTGCTGGTTACGAGCGGCGACGAACCGTCAGAGTTTCTTGATGACTTGAGGATGTGA